From the Fusobacterium ulcerans ATCC 49185 genome, the window GAAGAAAAAACAGCAGGTTATGTGATACTTTATGACAGTGTTGATGTATGGGAAATCATGAAAATAGCAGTAAAAAAGGAGCATAGAAGAAAGGGAATAGGAGAGGAACTTTTGAAGTATATTTCTTCTCTTATTCAAATGCCTATAATGCTTGAAGTCAGAGAAAATAATATAGGAGCTATAGAATTTTACAAGAAAAATGGGTTTGAGAAGATAGCTACCAGAAAAAACTATTATACTGATACAGGAGAAGCAGCTTATATAATGGTCAAAAATTAATTGAGGGATAAAATAGTTTTGTATTATCAAAAAGCTGACAATAAAAACCTATAAATATATAAAAAGGATGGTAAACAAAAGATGAATATGAATATTTATTCAAACCCTTTAGCAGAAAGATATAGTTCAAAGGAGATGCTTGAAAATTTTTCACCTGACAAGAAATTTTCTACTTGGAGAAAACTTTGGATAGCTTTGGCTGAATCTGAAAAAGAACTAGGACTGCATATAACTGATGAACAGATAGAAGAGATGAAAGCTAATATTTATAATATCGATTACGAGCTTGCAGCAAAAAAAGAGTCTGAATTTAGACATGATGTAATGGCACATGTACATACATTTGGGACACAAGCTCCAAAAGCTATGCCTATTATCCATCTTGGTGCTACAAGCGCATTTGTAGGAGATAACACAGACCTTATTCAGATAAAAGATGGACTTGATATAGTTAAAACTAAGCTTGTAAACGTAATATCTGAAATGTCAAAATTTGCTATGGAATATAGAAATCTTCCAACATTGGGATTTACTCATTTTCAGGCAGCTCAATTAACTACAGTAGGTAAAAGAGCTACTCTGTGGCTTCAAAGTCTTCTGCTTGATCTAGAAGAACTTGAATTCAGAGAGAAAACTTTAAGATTCAGAGGAGTTAAAGGTACAACTGGAACACAAGCAAGTTTTAAAGAACTATTTAATGATGATTTTTCTAAAGTAAAAGCTTTAGACGAGAAAATAACGGAAAAAATGGGATTTAATAAAAGATTCCTTGTTACAGGACAGACTTATGATAGAAAAGTTGATTCAGAAGTGATGAATCTTCTTGCCAATATAGCTCAGTCAGCTCATAAATTTACAAATGATTTAAGACTTTTACAACATCTGAAAGAAGTAGAAGAACCATTTGAAAAAAGTCAAATTGGGTCATCAGCTATGGCTTATAAAAGAAATCCAATGAGAAGTGAGAGAATATCTTCTCTTGCAAAATTTGTAATAGCTCTTCAGCAAAGTACAGCTATGACAGCAGCTACTCAATGGTTTGAAAGAACTCTTGATGATTCAGCTAATAAAAGATTATCCCTGCCTCAAGCTTTCTTGGCAATAGATGCTATATTGATAATCTGGAAAAATGTTCTGGATGGATTAGTAGTTTATCCAAAAATGATAGAAAAACGTATAATGTCTGAACTTCCATTTATGTCTACAGAATATATTATAATGGAATGTGTAAAAAATGGAGGAGACAGACAGGAACTTCATGAAAGAATAAGAGTTCATTCTATGGAAGCAGGAAAAATGGTAAAAATAGAAGGTAAAGAAAATGATCTTATAGAGAGAATATTAAATGATAAATATTTCAATTTAGATAAAGATAGATTGCTGGAAATTTTATCTCCTAAGAATTTTATAGGTTTTGCACCTGAACAGACAGAAGAATTTATAAATATAGAAGTAAAACCAATCTTAGAAAGATATAGTGATAAACTAGGAATGGAAGCAGCACTAAGGGTATAGGTATGAAGGAAAACAGACGAGAGATATATTTAACCGCCTTAGTTTTACTTGCATTGTATCTTTCTCTGGCAGAAAATTTTATTCCAAAACCTTTTCCTTGGATGAAAATAGGATTATCCAATATAGCTGTTTTGATAGCTCTTGAAAAATTTGATTCTAAGCTTGCGATTGAGGTCGTACTGCTTAGAATCTTTATTCAGGCTCTTATGCTAGGAACTCTTTTCACCCCCGGTTTTATAATAAGTTTATCAGCTGGAGGAGCAACTACTTTATTTATGGTTGGACTTTATAAATTCAGGAAATACCTTTCTCTTTTGGCAATCAGTTCTCTTTCCGCCTTTCTTCACAATATGATTCAACTTATAGTCGTATATTTTCTTATCTTTAGGAATATTACCCTGTATTCAAAATCTATAATGATGTTTGTATGGGGCTTTTTGGCTATAGGTGTAGGGGCAGGAATTGTAACAGGCTTTATTGGAGAAAAATTAAATTTAAGAAGAGGTAATAAATTATGAGAAAATATTTTGGAACAGATGGTATCAGAGGAGAAGCAAACAGAGAACTTACAGTAGATATAGCACTCAGATTAGGGTATGCACTAGGATATTATCTTAAACAGAAAAAAAATAATGGAAAAATAAAAGTTATAATGGGAAGCGATACAAGAAGATCAGGATATATGCTGAGATCAGCTCTTACAGCAGGTTTAAACTCTATGGGAGTGGATATAGATTTCGTAGGAGTTATATCAACACCAGCAGTGGCTCATATAACTAAAACTAAAGGGGCAGATGCAGGAATAATGATATCAGCTTCTCATAATCCAGCAAAGGATAATGGACTTAAAGTATTCGGACCAAATGGATATAAACTTCCAGATGAAACAGAAGCAGAAATTGAAAGATTAATGGACAATTATGCTGAAATAACTAAAGATGCCATAGCTGGAGATGAAGTAGGAAGATTTAAATATGCAGAAGATGAATATTTCCTATATAGAGATCATCTTCTTTCATGTGTAAAAGGTGATTTTACTGGAATGAAAATAATAGTTGATACAGCTAATGGATCAGCATACAGAATAGCAAGAGATGTATTTTTAGCATTGGGAGCAGAGGTAGTAGTAATAAATGATGCGCCTAATGGAAGGAATATTAATGTAAAATGTGGTTCTACTCATCCAGAAATTCTTGCTAAAGTAGTTATAGGTTATGAGGCAGATTTAGGATTGGCATATGATGGTGATGCTGATAGACTTATGGCTGTTGACAGAAATGGAAACATAATAGATGGAGATAAGATAATAGCTGTTCTGGCCCTTTTAATGAAGAAAAAAGGACATTTAAAAGGAAATAAAGTAGTTACAACAGTAATGAGCAATATGGGACTTGAAAATTATCTAAAAGAAAATGGAATAGAATTATTAAGAGCAAATGTAGGAGACAGATATGTTTTGGAAAAGATGATAGGAAGTGAAGCTGCTATTGGTGGAGAACAGTCTGGACATATTATACTTTTAGAACATGCAACAACTGGAGATGGAGTACTTACATCACTTAAACTGGTTGAAGCATTGAGAGATGAAAAAAAATATATTGATGAGATGGTAAAAGATATAAAGGACTGGCCTCAAAAACTTATCAATGTAACAGTGGACAATAAAAAGAAAAATATCTGGAATCAGAATAAAAATATAACAGACTTTATAGCTCTGAAAGAAAAAGAGATGGAAGGACTGGGAAGAGTATTAGTAAGAACATCTGGAACTGAGCCATTGGTAAGAGTTATGGTAGAAGGGAAAGATATGTCTATGGTGGAAAAAGTAGTTAATGAAATTGCTGAAATAGTAAAAAAAGAATTAGCATAAATAGGGTGAATATATATGTATAAATATTTTTCAAAAATCTATGATAAGTTTATGGAATATTCAGATTATGGAGCATGGGAAAAGGTAGTAGAAGGGCTTATCGCTGAAGGAAATCCTCAAGGAAGGGATTTGCTGGATATAGGGTGTGGGACTGGCGAGCTTCTTTTAAGAATGGCTAAAAAGTATAAATGCCACGGTCTGGATTTATCTGAAGGAATGCTTAAAGTAGCAGACAGAAAATTAAAACATAGAGAAGTCAGATTATTCCTTGGGGACATGGTAGATTTTAATACTGGTTTTCAATATGATATAATGATTGCTCTTTTTGATACAGTGAATCATATTTTATCTACAGAAGAACTTACAAGTCACTTTATAAGTGTAAGAAATTCTTTGAAAGATGAAGGGGTATATATTTTTGATGTTGTAGACAGAGAGTTTATGGAAATGATGTTTCCCAATGATATCTTTGTTGACAATAGAAAAGATTTAACTTGTATCTGGGAACATGAAATAGAAGAAGGAATAGACTACATAGATGCTACATATTTTGTAAAAAATTCTAAAGGAACTTTTGACAAAGTAACTGAAAGTTACAGCAAAATGATATTTACAGAAAAAGAGATTGAAGATTCAATAAAAGAATCTGGGCTTAAATTAATCAGAATTATAGAAAATGATGAGATTGCAGGCAGACGAAATGTTTATTTGTTAAAAAAATAATACCAAAATGGTAAAAGAATGATAAATTATTTTCAGAATAGAAATAAAACATTGACTAAAAGTGATAAACATTATAAAATTATACAGTATAGATGGTGAATTATTCATGAAATGGATAACTAAAGAATTAATTAAGAATTTCTCATTACTAGGGTATCTTGGCTTTTTAATAGCTGGAAATATCCTACTTTATATATTTATATATAAAATGATTGAGAAGTATTTTTTTAAAAGCACGATATTATTTATTCTACTGCTTTTAATAGGTATAGTAAGCGGCTTTTACAGTGCATATAAGCTGATAATGAAAAAGTAGAAAAGGTGATGGAATGAATGATATAAAAAGAATTTTTAAAAGAGCAGCAGTGACAACAGTCATTATTCTTATATATGGAGTATTAGTAAAAAGTGAATATGTTTATCTGGGAATGTTTTCAGGTAGTGTGATGTCTATTTTTGTATTCTATTTGCTTTGTCTTGATATAAAATCCATAGCTGCTTCTGAAAGTGTTTCGAGAAAAAGGGGTTTTATAGGTTATGCAAAAAGATATGCCATTTATGGAGTATATCTTGGTGTGATGGCTCATTTTTTTGGGCTGCCCATGTTATTAGGTTCAGCAATAGGGTTATTGAATGTGAAGGCAAATATTCTTTTAATAATTCTTTCTGAAAATATATTGAAGCTTAGAGATAAATATCTAAGATGACGCAATGAAAGGAGGGTTTTAACAGATGAGATTAGGAGCAATAGAGTTCGTAACACCCCCTTTGGTGGAAGGACCAAGAATTGTATTTTTTCTCCCTCTTCCTGAATTTCTTCATAAAATGCCATTTGCAATGGAAATGGCTAATGGAGGTTATGGTTTGCCAGTGACAATAACAGTTGTGACCACTTGGTTTATTATTTTGGTACTGTTTATTTTATTTAAGCTGGGAACTAAAAAATTGGAAATGATACCAGGAAAGGCTCAAATAATGCTGGAAAGTGTATATGACTTTTTAGATGCTATAATTGAGCAGATGCTGGGATCATGGAAGAAAAAGTATTTTTCCTACATATCAACACTTTTTTTATTTATATTTACATCTAACATAGTGACATTCTTTCCTATACCATGGTATTCAGTAGAGAATGGAGTATTTCAGTTAGCACCAGCTTTTAGATCACCTACAGCTGACTTGAATACTACAGTAGGATTGGCACTACTTACAACATTTGCTTTCCTAAAAGCAAATATATCAACAAATGGTTTTGGCGGATATCTGAAAGGATTTATTGAACCAATACCAGTTATGCTTCCTCTGAATATAGTTGGAGAGTTTGCAAAACCAGTTAATATTTCTGTCAGACTTTTCGGAAACATGTTCGCAGGTGGAGTTATCATGGGGCTTCTATATATGGCAGCACCAGCAATAGTTCCAGCACCTTTGCATTTGTACTTTGACTTATTTATGGGGTTGGTACAAAGTTTCGTATTCATCATGCTGAGTATGGTATATATCCAAGGCTCTTTGGGAGATGCGGAGTATACAGACTAGATAAAAAACAATAGAACTTTAGGAGGTAATAAAATATGAATGAAATGTTATTAGCAAAAACTATAGTATTAGCAGCATCAGCAATTGGAGCAGGTTGTGCAATGATAGCTGGATTAGGACCAGGAATTGGAGAAGGTTATGCAGCAGGTAAAGCAGTAGAAGCAGTAGCTAGACAACCAGAAGCAAAAGGTAATATTATCTCTACAATGATACTTGGACAAGCAGTTGCAGAGTCAACTGGTATTTACTCTCTAGTTATCGCTTTGATATTATTATATGCTAACCCTTTCGTAGGAATGTTAGGATAATTTCTTTAAAATAAAAAGAGAAATTTATCATCATCTGGAAAGGAGGTAGAGAATTTGGCGACAACAATTATGCCAGCAGTATCGATAGATGTCAATATGTTCTGGCAGATAATCAACTTTTTTATACTTGTCTTTGTATTTAATAAATATTTCAAGAAACCTTTGGGAAAAATGCTTGAGACAAGAAAAGCAAAAATAACAAGCGATTTAAATGATGCTAATGCAAATAAAGAAGCAGCAATGAAACTTCAAAAAGAAGCAGAAGAATTACTGAAAAAAGCTAAATTTCAAGCAAATGAAATCCTGAAAACAGCTGAACATAAAGCTGATGAAAGAAGAGAATACATCTTGAGCGAAGCTAAAGATCAAAGAGATAAGATCATAAAAAATGCTGAACTTGAAGCTGTTAAAATGAAATCAGATGTAAGAAAAGAACTTCAGGATGAGGTAAAAGATTTAGCTGTGAGATTAGCTGAAAAGCTGATTGAAGAAAAAATAAATCCTAAACTTGAGTCTACCTTAATAGATGAGTTTATAGAAGAGGTAGGGGAAGAAAGATGATTGATAATCAAGTAGGAAGAAGATATGCAGAAGCTATCTATGAAATCGCTGAATCTACTGACAAAGTAAAACCCATTTATGAAAAGCTAAATGCTCTTATGGAATTATATAAAAATGATAATGAATTTAAAACTTTTATTACACATCCTCTTATTGAAGAAGATGAAAAGAAAAAAGTATTAAGTTCTATTTTTAAGGATTCTGATGAGGGGACTTTAAATATAATGTTCTATATTCTTGATAAAAAAAGAATGGAAAACATAAGAAACATTGTGGCAGAATATCTGAAAATATACTATGAAAAAAATCAGATACTTGATGTTGAAGCAACCTTTGCTGTTGAACCAAGTGAGCTGCAAAAAGAAAAATTAATAGAAAAATTAATGAAAAAAACAGGGAAAAAAATCAATCTTGAAGTTAAAATTGATAAATCTATCATAGGTGGAGGTATCATAAAAATAGGAGATCAGGTAACTGATGGATCTATACGTAAAGAATTGAATTCCCTAAGAAAAAAATAGAAAGGCTTGGAAAGCAGGAGGTGTAATCAGTTGAAAATTAGGCCAGAAGAAGTAAGCAGCATAATCAAAAATGAGATTGAGAACTATAAAAAAAGTCTTGATATAAAAACTTCAGGATCTGTTTTAGAAGTAGGAGATGGTATAGCTAGAGTCTATGGATTGAGCAGTGCAATGTCAGGAGAGCTATTGGAATTTCCACATGGTGTTATGGGAATGGCATTGAACCTTGAAGAGGATAATGTAGGAGCAGTTATACTTGGAGACTTCTCTTTGATAAAAGAGGGAGATGAAGTAAGAGCAACTGGAAGAGTTGTTTCTGTTCCAGCTGGAGAATCTTTACTAGGAAGAGTAGTAAATGCTCTTGGAGAACCAATTGATGGAAAAGGTGAAATTAAAGCTGAAAAATACATGGAGATAGAGAGAAAAGCATCAGGTATTATCTCTAGAAAACCAGTATTTGAACCATTACAAACAGGAATTAAATCTATTGATGGTATGGTACCTATTGGTAGAGGACAAAGAGAACTTATAATTGGAGATAGACAAACAGGAAAAACAGCTATTGCTATTGATGCTATCCTTAACCAAAAGGGAACAGGAGTAAAATGTATCTATGTTGCAATTGGACAAAAAAGATCTACTGTTGCTCAAATCTATAAAAAACTGGAAGATGCAGGAGCTATGGAATATACAACTATAGTTGCAGCTACAGCATCTGAAGCGGCTCCATTACAATATATGGCTCCATATTCAGGAGTATCTATGGGAGAATATTTCCTAGATAAAGGGGAACATGTACTTATAGTATATGATGACCTATCAAAACATGCAGTAGCCTACAGAGAAATGTCACTACTGCTTAAAAGACCACCTGGAAGAGAAGCTTATCCAGGAGATGTATTCTATCTGCACTCAAGATTACTTGAAAGAGCAGCTAAATTATCTGATAAATTAGGTGGAGGATCTATAACAGCTCTTCCAATAATAGAAACACAGGCAGGAGATGTATCAGCATATATTCCTACAAACGTTATTTCTATAACTGATGGGCAGATATTTCTAGACTCTCAATTGTTCAACTCTGGATTCAGACCAGCTATAAATGCTGGTATATCTGTATCAAGGGTTGGAGGTTCTGCACAAATAAAAGCTATGAAACAGGTTGCTTCTAAAGTTAAACTTGAACTAGCTCAATATACAGAACTATTGACATTTGCACAATTTGGATCAGACCTTGATAAATCTACAAAGGCTCAGTTGGAAAGAGGTAACAGAATTATGGAAGTTCTAAAACAACCACAATATAGACCTTTCCCAGTTGAAGAACAGGTAGTTGCATTCTTTGCGGTTATCAATGGATATCTTGATTCTGTAGATGTTGATAAAGTAAGAAGATTTGAAGATGAACTTCTGACAGAGCTTAGAAATACTACAGATATCTTAGCTGAGATAAAAGATAAAAAAGCCCTGAGTAAAGAGATGGAAACAAAATTGGGAGAAGCTATCAACGCTTTCAAAAAAAACTTTAACTAGAAAGAGGTGGGATAATGGCTGGAGCTAAAGAGATAAAAAGCAGAATTAAAAGTGTTCAGTCTACTCACCAGATCACTAAAGCCATGGAAATTGTTTCTACTACAAAATTCAAAAGATTTTCAGCATTAGTAACTAAATCAAGACCTTATGCTGAAAGTATCCATAACATCTTGTCTAATATAGCAGCAGGAGTTAAGAGTGAAAAACACCCTCTTTTTGATGGAAGAGAAGAAGTCAGGAAGATAGGAGTAATAGTTATGACATCTGACAGAGGACTTTGTGGAGGATTTAATAACAACACTCTTAGAGAAATGGAAAAAATCATGAGAAATAATAGTGGAAAAGAGGTTTCAGTGATTGCTATAGGGAGAAAAGGAAGAGAGTACTGTTCTAAGAGAAAGTATGACCTGAAAGCAAGCTATATCCAACTTATTCCTGAAACAATGGGAGATAAGGCAAAAGAGATAAGTGAAAATATAGTTGAATATTACTATAATGGAATCTTTGATGAAGTGTATATGATCTATAATAAATTTGTATCAGCTTTGAGAAGTGACCTTTTAGTAAGAAAACTTATTCCTATAGAAAGAGTAGAAGCTACAGAAAATACAGCATATATTTTTGAACCAGATGCAGAAACTATTTTATCTGCACTTCTTCCTAAATATTTGAATGTTGAAATATATCAGGCTCTTTTGAATAATACTGCCAGTGAACATTCAGCAAGAAAAAATTCGATGAAGAGTGCTACAGATAATGCAGAAGAGATGATAAAAGATCTTAATCTGAAATATAATAGAGAGAGACAATCAGCTATTACTCAAGAAATAACTGAAATAGTTGGTGGAGCAGCAGCTCTAAATTAAAGATAAGGAGGCAATAGCGTGGAGAACAAAGGAACTATAACACAGATTATCAGTGCCGTTGTAGACGTGTCTTTTAAAGACCAGCTGCCTAGTATATATAATGCATTGAAAGTAAAAGTAGGAGATAAGGAACTTGTACTTGAAGTTCAACAGCATCTAGGTAACAATGTAATAAGAGCAGTAGCAATGGACTCTACTGATGGTCTGCAAAGAGGTATGGAAGTAATAGATACTGGTTCCCCTATAAAAGTACCAGTAGGGAAAGCGGTTCTTGGGAGAATATTAAACGTTCTAGGGCAGCCAGTTGATGATGGTGGACCTGTTGAAACTGAAGAATTTCTTCCTATACATAGAGATGCCCCAAGTTTTGAAGAGCAGGAAACAGAAACTGAGATCTTTGAAACAGGAATAAAAGTAATCGACTTATTGGCACCATATATAAAAGGTGGAAAAATTGGATTGTTTGGAGGAGCTGGAGTTGGGAAAACAGTTCTTATCATGGAGCTTATCAACAACATTGCTAAGGGACATGGAGGACTTTCAGTTTTTGCTGGAGTTGGAGAAAGAACAAGAGAAGGTAGAGACCTTTATGATGAAATGACTGAGTCAGGAGTTTTATCTAAGACATCTCTGGTTTATGGACAGATGAATGAACCACCTGGAGCAAGACTTAGAGTAGGGCTTACAGGTCTTACTATTGCAGAAAATTTTAGAGATAAAGAAGGACAAGACGTTCTTCTATTTATAGACAATATATTCAGATTTACTCAAGCAGGTTCTGAAGTATCAGCACTGTTAGGAAGAATGCCATCAGCTGTTGGATATCAACCTAACCTTGCTACAGAAATGGGAACTTTGCAAGAAAGAATCACTTCAACTAAATCAGGATCAATAACATCTGTGCAAGCAGTATATGTACCAGCAGATGACCTTACTGACCCTGCACCAGCAACTACATTCTCACACTTGGATGCAACTACAGTTTTATCTAGAAATATAGCTTCTCTAGGTATCTATCCAGCAGTTGATCCTCTTGATTCTACATCAAAAGCTTTATCAGCTGAAGTAGTAGGAAAAGAGCACTATGAGGTAGCCAGAGAAGTGCAGGAAGTTCTTCAAAGATATAAAGAACTTCAAGATATTATTGCTATCCTAGGTATGGATGAATTGTCTGATGAAGATAAACTTACAGTATCAAGAGCTAGAAAAATTCAAAGATTCTTCTCTCAACCATTCTCTGTTGCTGAACAGTTTACTGGAATGGAAGGAAAATATGTTACTGTAAAAGATACTATCAGAGGATTTAAAGAAATCCTTGAAGGTAAACATGATGATATCCCTGAACAAGCTTTCCTATTTGTAGGAACTATAGAGGAGGCAGTGGCTAAAGGAAGAGACCTTATGAAAGGGGATGAATAATTATGGCTACTTTTAAAGTTAAAGTTGTAAATTATCAAGAAAAAGTTTTGGAACAGGAAGCAGAGTTTCTTTTGGTAAGAACTACTGAAGGAGAAATGGGAATCCTTCCCAATCATTCACCTTTTGTTGCAGGGCTTGCTATTGGTGAAATGAAAATCAGACTCAATGGTGAAGAAAAATGTTACTTTGTTTCAGGAGGATTTCTAGAAATATCTAATAATATTGTAACTGTGCTAGCTGATGAAGCTATGCCGTGTGAAATGATAGACTTAGAAAGAGCTAGAAAAGAGGCTGAAGAAGCTAAGGCTAAATTAGATAAATTAAAAGAAGATAAAGATATTCTTCTAACTGAAAAGAATTTAAATGAAGCTTTAGTAAAAGTTCGTTTAGCTGAAAAATTATTATAATTTTTAAAATAGGAAAACAGGTGTATTATATGCCTGTTTTTTTGTTTTTGAGAGTTAAGTTGATTTTCTTAAAACATCTTTAAATCTATTTTACTTATAGATAAAATAGATTTTTTTTATGTTATTTATTTCAATTAAATTTTACTTTGTTTACACTTTAGCTTTGAAAATTTAAATAAAAGAAGTTTATTAATTGAAATTTTGAACCTTAACGAAAAAAGCATATTAGTATATATAATTAGTTATTTTATCTCAAAATAAGGAATAAAGATATTTATTGAACTTATATATTTTGTATGCTATAATTCGATTAAAGATATAATTGTTCAAAAAAATACCAAATAAAGATGGAAATAAACAAAACAGGGATGATAAGCTTATGATAAAAAAAATTTTTTGGTTTTTGTTAATAAGTTTAAATTTGTATTCAGGGGAGTTTCAACAAGTTTCTACTGTAATAAAGATAACAGGGAAAGTTGTTGCCAATGCTTCATTAGTTGTAAAAGTAGATGGAGTAGAAACAAATGAAATAGTAATGGAAAACTATATCAAGGGATCAAATAATAAAAGTATGAAAACGCTTACATTTGGCTTGAAAGAAGAGTATACAAATGGGTCTATAAATTTAAAAGATGTAGATTATAGTGGAAATGAAAAAAATCTCTATAAGATAGAGAAAGTATCTGATGGAGAAGAGAAAAAATTTAAAATATCATATAATACAGAAATTTTAAATAAAATGAATCATGGAGATGAAGTAGAGGACACTATAGTTTTTACTGCTACCTATGATTAAATGAGGAGTGAATATGAAAAAATTAATGAGTATTGTATTTATGTTTTTGATGGTAACTGTAAGTAGTTTTGCATTCTTCAGAACTTCGGTAGCACCAGGAATATTTGAAATGAATCTGGATAGATCAGCTACTGAGGAAATAATACTTGTAAATAATTCAAATGAACCTATCAGAGTAAAAGTTTATCCAGGAAAAGATGAAAATATTAAAGATGAAGAGTATCTTGGAGACTGGCTGAGAATATATCCAAGAACTATGACTCTGGAAGGAAATTCAGAAAGAAGAATAAAGTTTTCTGTAAGAGCTCCTAAAGAAAAACCAGATGGAGAATACAGAGGACTGATATATATAGAGGAACTGCCTGAAGTGGTGGAGGGGCAAAGTACATTGACTTTAGCTGGAAGACATGGGCTTACAGTGTATGGGACTAAAGGAAAAGTAGAATATGATATAGTTGTTTCAAATGTAAAAGTTGTAGATAATGAACTTACAATGAATATTAAAAATAACGGGAAATACAGCTTAAGACCAGAGGTTAAAATAAACGATCTTTCTGCTAAAGGGAAAAAGATAGGAGAAATGGAAGAAAAAACTGGAAGAATTTTAAAAGGAAATACAGCATCAATAAAAATAGAACTTAAAGATTTAAAAGGTGAAGCTGCAGAAATAAATGTAGCTGGAAAAGGTAAGGTACTTTATAGTGAGACTGTAAAGTTAAAATAAAAAAGGAGATGACGTATCATGAAAAAAACGTTTTTTATGGTAGGAATATTGGCAGCATTATCTATAACAGCATTTGGAGCAGATTCAGATGGAACAACAACAATAAATCTTAAAGGAACAGCAGTAGCAGCAATAAATATAGTTCCTCAAGGTGGAGACACAATAGACTTTGGAAGAGTTATGGCTACAAAAACTTCAAATCAAAGTAAAATATTAGATATTACTGGTACT encodes:
- the atpD gene encoding F0F1 ATP synthase subunit beta; the protein is MENKGTITQIISAVVDVSFKDQLPSIYNALKVKVGDKELVLEVQQHLGNNVIRAVAMDSTDGLQRGMEVIDTGSPIKVPVGKAVLGRILNVLGQPVDDGGPVETEEFLPIHRDAPSFEEQETETEIFETGIKVIDLLAPYIKGGKIGLFGGAGVGKTVLIMELINNIAKGHGGLSVFAGVGERTREGRDLYDEMTESGVLSKTSLVYGQMNEPPGARLRVGLTGLTIAENFRDKEGQDVLLFIDNIFRFTQAGSEVSALLGRMPSAVGYQPNLATEMGTLQERITSTKSGSITSVQAVYVPADDLTDPAPATTFSHLDATTVLSRNIASLGIYPAVDPLDSTSKALSAEVVGKEHYEVAREVQEVLQRYKELQDIIAILGMDELSDEDKLTVSRARKIQRFFSQPFSVAEQFTGMEGKYVTVKDTIRGFKEILEGKHDDIPEQAFLFVGTIEEAVAKGRDLMKGDE
- the atpC gene encoding ATP synthase F1 subunit epsilon, coding for MATFKVKVVNYQEKVLEQEAEFLLVRTTEGEMGILPNHSPFVAGLAIGEMKIRLNGEEKCYFVSGGFLEISNNIVTVLADEAMPCEMIDLERARKEAEEAKAKLDKLKEDKDILLTEKNLNEALVKVRLAEKLL
- the atpH gene encoding ATP synthase F1 subunit delta; translated protein: MIDNQVGRRYAEAIYEIAESTDKVKPIYEKLNALMELYKNDNEFKTFITHPLIEEDEKKKVLSSIFKDSDEGTLNIMFYILDKKRMENIRNIVAEYLKIYYEKNQILDVEATFAVEPSELQKEKLIEKLMKKTGKKINLEVKIDKSIIGGGIIKIGDQVTDGSIRKELNSLRKK
- the atpA gene encoding F0F1 ATP synthase subunit alpha, whose product is MKIRPEEVSSIIKNEIENYKKSLDIKTSGSVLEVGDGIARVYGLSSAMSGELLEFPHGVMGMALNLEEDNVGAVILGDFSLIKEGDEVRATGRVVSVPAGESLLGRVVNALGEPIDGKGEIKAEKYMEIERKASGIISRKPVFEPLQTGIKSIDGMVPIGRGQRELIIGDRQTGKTAIAIDAILNQKGTGVKCIYVAIGQKRSTVAQIYKKLEDAGAMEYTTIVAATASEAAPLQYMAPYSGVSMGEYFLDKGEHVLIVYDDLSKHAVAYREMSLLLKRPPGREAYPGDVFYLHSRLLERAAKLSDKLGGGSITALPIIETQAGDVSAYIPTNVISITDGQIFLDSQLFNSGFRPAINAGISVSRVGGSAQIKAMKQVASKVKLELAQYTELLTFAQFGSDLDKSTKAQLERGNRIMEVLKQPQYRPFPVEEQVVAFFAVINGYLDSVDVDKVRRFEDELLTELRNTTDILAEIKDKKALSKEMETKLGEAINAFKKNFN
- the atpG gene encoding ATP synthase F1 subunit gamma; amino-acid sequence: MAGAKEIKSRIKSVQSTHQITKAMEIVSTTKFKRFSALVTKSRPYAESIHNILSNIAAGVKSEKHPLFDGREEVRKIGVIVMTSDRGLCGGFNNNTLREMEKIMRNNSGKEVSVIAIGRKGREYCSKRKYDLKASYIQLIPETMGDKAKEISENIVEYYYNGIFDEVYMIYNKFVSALRSDLLVRKLIPIERVEATENTAYIFEPDAETILSALLPKYLNVEIYQALLNNTASEHSARKNSMKSATDNAEEMIKDLNLKYNRERQSAITQEITEIVGGAAALN
- a CDS encoding molecular chaperone, giving the protein MKKLMSIVFMFLMVTVSSFAFFRTSVAPGIFEMNLDRSATEEIILVNNSNEPIRVKVYPGKDENIKDEEYLGDWLRIYPRTMTLEGNSERRIKFSVRAPKEKPDGEYRGLIYIEELPEVVEGQSTLTLAGRHGLTVYGTKGKVEYDIVVSNVKVVDNELTMNIKNNGKYSLRPEVKINDLSAKGKKIGEMEEKTGRILKGNTASIKIELKDLKGEAAEINVAGKGKVLYSETVKLK